One stretch of Siphonobacter curvatus DNA includes these proteins:
- a CDS encoding FG-GAP repeat domain-containing protein has product MNNVHRFWVIGLSLLMGCGPTSETKKEPDGAELVATHCSGCHLPVKPEQLDKETWLKHVLPAMAPKLGIPTTANGEYYQVANNQQKSALSFAEWTQLVAYFEKNAPDSLKAAPREALKQDWSIFALEKPSESPESALTTMVQFHEGKIYSGQNGQPTLYAWDKTLRRSEAATLNSPVVNAAFVSPTEAVVTTIGTLLAVDQPVGEVVNVDLRTKKTKVIANALIRPIQSVPGDFNKDGRTDWIICGFGHNQGGLYLSVQQADGSYQTQPIRAEAGATQVVVDDFNKDGWPDCMALFAHGDEGLWLFTNDQKGGFEARNVQRFLPLAGSTSFQLIDLNKDGQLDLVYTSGDNSDYSKILKPYHGVYTFINQGDFKFKQQWFYPVNGSTKVIAADFDQDGDMDLATIAFFADFKRTPEESFIYFEQEANGHFVPHAVPAHAYGRWICMDAQDWDGDGDLDIVLGNYSRGFNNQDDYKPNWNMQLPFIVLRNKTRK; this is encoded by the coding sequence ATGAACAACGTACACCGTTTCTGGGTGATAGGCTTGAGTTTACTGATGGGCTGCGGTCCGACTTCGGAAACGAAGAAAGAACCCGACGGAGCCGAACTGGTAGCAACCCATTGCTCGGGTTGTCATTTGCCCGTCAAACCTGAACAACTGGATAAAGAAACCTGGCTCAAGCACGTCCTGCCCGCGATGGCTCCAAAACTGGGTATTCCTACAACGGCCAATGGCGAGTACTATCAGGTGGCTAATAATCAGCAGAAATCAGCGTTGTCGTTTGCCGAATGGACGCAACTGGTGGCCTATTTCGAAAAAAATGCTCCTGATAGTCTGAAGGCTGCTCCGAGAGAAGCGTTAAAGCAGGACTGGTCCATTTTTGCTTTGGAAAAGCCCAGCGAATCTCCGGAATCGGCACTGACCACTATGGTACAGTTTCACGAAGGAAAAATCTACTCAGGGCAGAATGGGCAGCCAACGCTGTATGCCTGGGATAAAACCTTGCGTCGTTCGGAAGCAGCGACGCTGAACTCTCCCGTTGTGAATGCGGCCTTTGTGAGTCCGACGGAAGCAGTCGTTACGACGATTGGTACCTTACTGGCGGTAGATCAGCCCGTGGGAGAGGTGGTGAACGTCGATTTGCGGACGAAGAAGACGAAGGTCATCGCGAATGCCTTGATTCGGCCTATTCAATCGGTACCCGGTGATTTCAATAAAGATGGTCGTACGGATTGGATCATCTGCGGATTTGGTCACAATCAGGGAGGTTTGTATCTGTCCGTACAACAAGCCGATGGTTCGTACCAAACCCAGCCGATTCGGGCGGAGGCCGGAGCTACGCAGGTCGTTGTAGATGATTTTAATAAAGATGGCTGGCCCGACTGTATGGCCCTGTTTGCCCACGGGGACGAAGGCCTCTGGTTGTTTACGAACGATCAAAAAGGTGGGTTTGAAGCCCGAAACGTACAGCGATTTTTACCCCTGGCGGGGTCAACCAGTTTTCAGTTGATTGATCTGAACAAAGACGGTCAGTTAGATTTAGTGTACACCAGCGGTGACAACAGCGATTACTCCAAGATACTCAAACCTTACCATGGGGTATATACCTTCATCAATCAGGGGGATTTCAAATTTAAACAGCAGTGGTTTTATCCCGTTAACGGCAGTACCAAGGTGATAGCCGCCGACTTCGATCAGGATGGCGACATGGATCTGGCGACCATTGCCTTTTTCGCCGATTTCAAACGTACGCCTGAAGAAAGTTTCATCTACTTTGAGCAGGAGGCCAATGGCCATTTCGTGCCGCATGCGGTACCCGCTCACGCCTACGGTCGCTGGATTTGTATGGACGCTCAGGACTGGGATGGTGACGGCGATCTGGATATTGTACTGGGCAATTATAGCCGTGGCTTCAACAATCAGGATGACTATAAGCCTAACTGGAATATGCAGTTGCCCTTCATTGTATTACGAAATAAGACCAGGAAGTGA
- a CDS encoding sugar phosphate isomerase/epimerase family protein: MQARRNFLKQAGLLLAGSTVYPFLSQAKEHTLAAKPIGIQLFTVFEPMNKDPQGTLKQIAAIGYKEIESAFSSRGGYYGYKPKEFKALVEDLGMKWRSHHAVGAPFKPRPGMKLPTGSDGKPMTIPPMLNLRDNYQQLVDDAAEAGLKYLVCASTPVATMDEINSSIEVFQKTGEASKKAGLQFAYHNHATEFDPVEGGKTPYEVILKQTSPDLVKMELDLAWATKAGKDPVALFKEHPGRFPLWHIKDIKKDLNAITEVGNGVVDFKHAFAAAKIAGLKYFFVEQDLAPSMDSIKTSYEHLSKILA; the protein is encoded by the coding sequence ATGCAGGCACGTCGTAACTTTTTGAAACAGGCTGGTCTTTTGCTGGCTGGTAGTACGGTTTATCCGTTTCTGTCGCAGGCAAAAGAGCATACCCTAGCCGCCAAGCCTATCGGCATACAGCTCTTTACGGTATTTGAACCGATGAACAAAGACCCTCAGGGTACGCTCAAGCAAATCGCCGCCATCGGTTACAAAGAGATCGAGTCGGCGTTTAGTAGTCGGGGTGGTTATTACGGTTATAAACCGAAAGAATTTAAAGCATTAGTAGAAGATCTAGGGATGAAATGGCGTTCACACCACGCCGTAGGGGCACCCTTCAAGCCGCGTCCAGGGATGAAACTACCGACGGGCTCGGATGGAAAACCCATGACCATCCCGCCGATGCTAAACCTGCGGGATAACTACCAGCAGCTCGTCGACGATGCCGCCGAAGCGGGCCTCAAATACCTGGTGTGTGCCAGTACGCCCGTCGCCACAATGGACGAGATTAATAGCTCCATCGAAGTATTTCAAAAAACGGGAGAAGCCAGCAAAAAGGCGGGTCTGCAATTTGCGTATCACAACCACGCGACGGAATTCGATCCGGTTGAAGGAGGGAAGACCCCCTACGAAGTCATTCTAAAACAAACCAGTCCGGATCTAGTAAAAATGGAATTAGACTTGGCCTGGGCGACCAAAGCGGGTAAAGATCCGGTGGCTTTGTTCAAGGAGCATCCGGGCCGTTTTCCGCTCTGGCACATCAAAGACATCAAAAAAGATCTAAACGCCATTACCGAAGTAGGAAATGGTGTCGTGGATTTCAAACACGCCTTCGCCGCGGCCAAAATAGCAGGATTGAAGTACTTCTTCGTTGAGCAGGATCTGGCTCCATCGATGGATAGTATTAAAACCAGTTACGAGCATTTATCGAAGATTTTGGCTTAG
- a CDS encoding RagB/SusD family nutrient uptake outer membrane protein has translation MKSMRYIQMTAVLAACLTTFSCDKGFLDQPALGVVDDTQLGNKAGVQTLLIGAYAVLDGITATDQSAWEVAPGNWIYGSVAGGDAHKGSDGADQGSMNDIMQYTQNASNGFFNSKWRASYEGVNRANITLYYLKKATDVSAAEAKTIEAEARFLRAHYYFDLKKMFNNVPWIDETTTNYTAPNPADFYKPNTEDIWPKMEADFKFAFENLPNTQENVGRVNKWAAASYLGKTYLYQKKYQDAKGVFDQVITSGVTSNGLKYGLTDRFEDNFDAAVKNNKESVFAVQMVAKDGTNNIDNSNRGQMLNFPYNSPFRCCGFYQPSQDLVNSYRTDASGLPYVDSYNSTPVKNDMGIDSDKPFTPDATSLDPRLDWTVGRRGIPYLDWQNHPGQNWIRSQPYAGPYSPKKNVYWQANQDKYADQSSWAPGSAINVLIIRFADVLLMAAEAEAQLGNLTKAQDYVNQVRSRAGKPESLVYKYLDESKPTAGFSTTPAANYKVAPYPAGAFAGYGKDKALQAIYFERKLELAMEGHRFFDLSRWGIAEQTLNNYIQYESKITTDLIGGRFTAPKNNYFPIPQRQIDLSAVNGQATLKQNQGY, from the coding sequence ATGAAATCAATGCGATATATCCAGATGACGGCTGTCTTGGCTGCTTGTCTGACCACGTTTTCGTGTGATAAAGGTTTTTTAGACCAGCCAGCTTTGGGGGTTGTTGATGATACCCAGTTGGGAAATAAGGCAGGTGTACAAACGCTGCTAATTGGAGCTTACGCGGTTCTGGATGGTATCACTGCCACGGATCAGAGTGCCTGGGAGGTTGCTCCTGGCAACTGGATTTACGGCAGTGTAGCGGGTGGCGATGCCCATAAAGGTAGTGATGGGGCTGACCAGGGTAGCATGAATGACATCATGCAGTACACCCAAAACGCGAGTAATGGATTTTTCAACAGTAAATGGCGGGCTTCGTACGAAGGAGTAAACCGGGCGAATATCACCTTATATTATCTCAAAAAAGCCACGGACGTTTCTGCAGCAGAGGCTAAAACCATTGAGGCCGAAGCTCGCTTTCTGAGAGCCCATTATTACTTTGATTTGAAGAAGATGTTCAATAATGTGCCCTGGATTGATGAGACGACCACCAACTACACGGCTCCGAATCCAGCGGATTTTTACAAACCTAATACCGAGGATATCTGGCCGAAGATGGAAGCAGATTTCAAATTTGCTTTTGAAAACCTGCCTAACACGCAGGAGAATGTAGGTCGGGTAAACAAGTGGGCCGCTGCCTCTTATCTGGGCAAAACCTATTTATACCAGAAGAAGTATCAGGATGCCAAGGGGGTATTTGATCAGGTAATAACGAGTGGAGTAACTTCAAATGGTTTAAAATACGGCCTGACAGATCGTTTCGAGGATAATTTTGATGCAGCTGTAAAAAACAACAAGGAGTCTGTATTCGCTGTACAAATGGTAGCTAAAGATGGTACCAATAACATCGATAACTCCAACCGGGGCCAAATGCTGAATTTCCCCTATAATAGCCCCTTCCGTTGCTGCGGCTTTTACCAGCCCAGTCAGGATCTGGTGAATTCTTACCGTACGGATGCTTCAGGATTACCTTATGTTGACAGCTACAACAGTACGCCCGTGAAGAACGATATGGGTATTGATTCCGATAAGCCCTTTACTCCAGATGCTACGTCGCTCGACCCGCGGCTAGACTGGACGGTTGGTCGTCGGGGCATTCCCTACCTGGACTGGCAGAATCACCCAGGTCAGAATTGGATTCGTAGCCAGCCTTACGCAGGCCCATATTCTCCGAAAAAAAACGTGTACTGGCAGGCTAATCAGGACAAATACGCAGATCAGAGTTCCTGGGCTCCCGGTTCTGCGATCAATGTACTGATCATTCGTTTTGCCGATGTCTTGTTGATGGCCGCTGAAGCAGAAGCCCAATTGGGTAATCTTACGAAAGCTCAGGACTACGTAAATCAGGTACGGAGCCGGGCTGGTAAGCCAGAAAGCCTAGTGTATAAGTATCTGGACGAAAGTAAACCAACCGCTGGTTTCTCGACGACTCCTGCTGCCAATTATAAAGTAGCTCCGTATCCGGCAGGAGCCTTTGCTGGCTACGGAAAAGACAAAGCTCTGCAAGCCATTTATTTCGAGCGAAAACTGGAGCTTGCGATGGAAGGTCACCGGTTCTTCGATCTTTCTCGCTGGGGTATTGCGGAGCAAACGCTGAATAATTACATCCAGTACGAAAGCAAAATCACTACGGACTTGATCGGTGGCCGATTTACAGCTCCCAAAAACAATTATTTCCCGATTCCGCAGCGACAAATTGACCTTTCTGCAGTAAATGGACAGGCCACGCTGAAACAGAATCAGGGATACTAG
- a CDS encoding TonB-dependent receptor: protein MKKTKRVLLTLMKITVIQLVLATSLFTMSFAYDGKAQDLLNKKVTLSIQGQSIKEALKAVERLANVKFVYSSQLIQADRKVTISVTNESLNRVLAQLLQPYRLTYEVSGGNIILSRNITTLPTRMGGSSSLMSIPAVVITGRVTDAAGAGIPGTTVRLKGGSAGTSTDADGKFSLNVPDGSGTLIFSSIGYATKEVEIANQTSLNVTLEADTKQLTEVVVVGYGTQKKQDLTGAVSVINVSQLTEQPSPQITSQLQGRASGVTVLGSGQPGEAPQIRIRGINTFGNNSPLYVVDGVPTQNINDINPNDIASMQILKDAGSASIYGSRAANGVVILTTKRGSGKIKVSYDAYYGVQTPKSGNVWNILSPQDMANLKFRALRNTSSNAIDDKLYGNGATPVLPNYLEPTGANTVDESTYYVNPNYTSKDDYDTFKRIVKANKQGTDWFDEIFNPASIQNHNLAVSGGGAQGNYLFSMSYFNQQGTLLNTYLKRYTVRSNSQFNISDHVRIGENLAFSVSDNRRVNALTEGSAIGMSFRMQPIIPVYDIRGNYAGSYGYQLGNAKNPVAIQERARNNKGLSNRLFGNMYIEADFLKDFVARSSFGGEIFSGAFNSFAFPEYENSENVTNNSYTENTFSGFNWTWTNTLTWSHNFNNTHELKVLVGTEAYANRGRNVGGTTTGYFSFDPNYTNLTTGAGTITNYSSRYADALFSLIGRVDYNLMSKYLLSATVRRDGSSRFKTTQYGVFPAFSAGWRISQEEFMKNIPWITDLKIRGGYGVMGNQLNVDPANAYTAYGGIRGQSYYDITGSGNTINLGFQRTRVGNPDAKWERNINSNIGIDATLFKGKVDVTLDYYRKDIRDLLYNPELAGTVGMGSAPFVNIANMKNEGIDLAITYNGTISSDFKFNLTGTLTTYNNKILKVSNGSSYFDQEARRFNGSNIVRNATGHSIGQFFGYKIDGFWDSQDEIDQANQLARERTGSSSAVYQDAVAIGRFRYADINGDGQVTDADRTFLGNPNPKFSYGLNIGFTYKKVDFGMFLYGVQGNDIWNNVRWWTDFYPSFVGAKSHTAYYDSWTPDHTNAKAPIQENNGSFSTNQVPNSYYVEKGSYLRAKNAQIGYTFGGDFLKRIGVSRLRVYGQVANLFTITKYSGLDPEIGTTANTNNSSGGSLNQSFATTTSFGIDEGVYPNQRQFLFGLNLSF, encoded by the coding sequence ATGAAAAAAACGAAAAGGGTACTGTTGACACTCATGAAAATCACGGTCATTCAACTAGTACTGGCTACGTCCCTGTTTACCATGAGTTTTGCCTATGACGGCAAGGCCCAGGATCTGCTCAATAAGAAAGTAACCTTATCTATACAGGGACAATCCATCAAAGAAGCTTTGAAAGCCGTGGAACGCCTGGCGAACGTAAAGTTTGTCTACAGTTCCCAGCTCATTCAGGCGGATCGTAAGGTGACGATTTCCGTAACAAATGAATCGCTGAATCGGGTTCTTGCTCAATTACTCCAGCCGTACCGATTAACGTATGAAGTTTCGGGCGGTAATATCATTCTAAGCCGCAACATCACCACCCTTCCGACCCGAATGGGGGGGAGCAGTAGTTTGATGTCGATTCCGGCCGTAGTCATCACCGGCCGCGTCACCGACGCCGCTGGTGCGGGTATTCCGGGTACGACGGTACGCCTGAAAGGTGGTTCGGCGGGTACGAGTACGGATGCGGATGGTAAGTTTTCGCTCAATGTACCGGACGGATCGGGAACGCTCATTTTCTCTTCCATCGGTTATGCCACCAAGGAAGTAGAAATCGCGAACCAGACTTCTCTTAACGTTACGCTGGAGGCCGATACCAAGCAACTAACGGAAGTAGTTGTCGTGGGTTACGGTACGCAAAAGAAACAGGATCTGACGGGTGCCGTATCCGTGATCAACGTATCACAGTTGACGGAGCAGCCTTCGCCGCAAATTACCAGTCAGTTACAGGGTCGTGCTTCCGGGGTGACGGTACTGGGTTCAGGTCAGCCGGGGGAAGCTCCGCAAATCCGGATTCGCGGGATCAACACCTTCGGTAATAACTCGCCTTTGTACGTAGTGGATGGCGTGCCGACGCAGAACATCAACGACATCAACCCTAATGACATCGCTTCCATGCAGATTTTGAAAGATGCCGGTTCGGCGTCGATCTACGGTTCGCGGGCGGCCAACGGGGTAGTGATTCTGACGACGAAACGCGGCAGCGGAAAAATCAAGGTTTCGTACGATGCGTATTACGGTGTACAAACACCGAAGAGTGGTAATGTCTGGAATATTCTTTCACCCCAGGACATGGCCAATCTGAAATTCCGGGCGTTGCGAAATACATCTAGCAATGCCATTGATGATAAGCTATATGGTAACGGAGCTACGCCGGTATTACCTAATTATCTGGAACCAACCGGAGCCAATACGGTGGATGAATCTACGTACTACGTAAATCCAAATTATACGAGTAAGGACGATTACGATACCTTTAAACGAATCGTTAAAGCTAACAAACAAGGTACCGACTGGTTTGACGAAATCTTTAATCCAGCTTCGATTCAGAATCATAACCTGGCCGTAAGTGGAGGAGGAGCTCAAGGGAACTACTTGTTTTCGATGAGTTACTTCAATCAGCAGGGAACGCTGTTGAATACCTACCTCAAGCGTTATACCGTTCGTTCCAACAGTCAATTTAACATCAGTGATCACGTTCGGATCGGTGAAAACCTGGCCTTTTCGGTTTCGGATAACCGCCGGGTAAACGCACTCACGGAAGGAAGTGCCATCGGGATGTCGTTCCGGATGCAGCCCATTATTCCAGTGTATGATATTCGTGGAAACTATGCAGGTTCGTATGGCTATCAGTTAGGAAATGCTAAAAACCCGGTAGCTATTCAGGAGCGGGCCCGTAACAACAAAGGTTTGTCAAATCGCTTGTTTGGGAACATGTACATTGAAGCTGATTTCCTGAAAGATTTCGTAGCCCGGAGTAGCTTCGGGGGTGAAATTTTCTCGGGAGCGTTCAATAGTTTTGCATTTCCTGAATATGAAAACTCAGAGAACGTAACGAATAACTCTTATACTGAGAACACATTCAGCGGTTTTAACTGGACCTGGACGAATACCCTGACCTGGTCGCATAATTTCAATAATACGCACGAGCTGAAAGTGCTGGTTGGTACGGAAGCCTACGCTAACCGTGGCCGTAATGTAGGGGGTACTACAACGGGTTATTTCTCGTTTGATCCCAATTACACCAATCTTACGACGGGTGCGGGTACCATTACCAACTATAGCAGCCGCTATGCTGATGCCCTGTTTTCGCTAATTGGCCGCGTGGATTACAATCTGATGAGTAAGTATCTGTTGAGCGCAACGGTTCGTCGGGATGGCTCCTCGCGTTTCAAGACTACGCAATATGGCGTATTCCCGGCCTTTAGTGCGGGCTGGCGTATTTCCCAGGAGGAATTTATGAAAAACATTCCCTGGATTACTGATCTGAAAATTCGCGGAGGCTATGGGGTAATGGGTAATCAGTTGAACGTAGATCCGGCAAACGCCTACACGGCTTACGGCGGTATTCGCGGCCAATCGTACTATGACATTACCGGTAGTGGAAACACGATTAACCTGGGTTTCCAACGCACTCGGGTCGGAAACCCCGACGCCAAGTGGGAGCGTAATATCAACTCAAACATCGGTATTGACGCTACCTTATTTAAAGGCAAAGTGGATGTAACCTTGGATTACTACCGGAAGGATATTCGGGATCTGTTGTATAACCCCGAACTGGCGGGAACCGTCGGTATGGGTAGTGCTCCCTTCGTGAATATTGCTAACATGAAAAACGAAGGAATTGATCTGGCTATCACCTACAATGGTACCATTAGTAGCGATTTCAAATTTAACCTGACGGGTACCCTTACTACTTACAATAACAAAATCCTGAAAGTATCAAACGGCTCCAGCTACTTTGATCAGGAAGCTCGTCGTTTCAATGGTAGTAACATCGTTCGCAACGCTACGGGTCATTCCATTGGTCAGTTCTTCGGCTACAAAATTGATGGATTCTGGGATTCACAGGATGAAATCGATCAGGCTAATCAGTTAGCTCGGGAGCGTACCGGTAGTAGTAGTGCTGTGTACCAGGATGCAGTGGCGATTGGCCGGTTCCGGTACGCGGATATCAATGGCGATGGACAGGTCACCGATGCCGATCGTACATTCCTGGGTAACCCTAATCCGAAATTCAGTTATGGTTTGAATATCGGATTTACCTACAAAAAGGTTGATTTTGGAATGTTCCTCTACGGGGTGCAGGGCAATGACATCTGGAACAACGTACGCTGGTGGACGGACTTCTATCCCAGTTTCGTAGGAGCGAAGAGCCACACGGCTTACTACGATTCCTGGACGCCCGATCATACCAATGCAAAAGCTCCTATTCAGGAAAACAACGGATCCTTCAGTACGAACCAGGTGCCCAACTCTTACTACGTAGAGAAAGGTTCATACTTGCGGGCTAAAAACGCCCAGATCGGTTACACGTTCGGCGGCGATTTTCTGAAGAGAATTGGTGTATCCCGTCTACGCGTGTACGGACAGGTAGCCAACCTCTTCACTATTACGAAGTACTCGGGCCTGGATCCTGAAATCGGAACCACTGCCAATACCAACAACAGTTCGGGAGGTAGTTTAAATCAGTCGTTCGCTACTACCACTTCTTTTGGCATTGATGAAGGGGTTTATCCTAACCAGCGTCAATTCCTGTTCGGTCTGAACTTGTCATTCTAA
- a CDS encoding FecR family protein has product MKSYSHYEIEDFLADDSFLDWVRGVPNESSAQWDAWLYQYPHKRELVEEARTLALAIRVKPTRELRDEEVQRLVEEVQQRLPRQRRIIGFGLRRIAAGVGLLAGLGAGISWGVSWYKCQQEQVTPYQQLTEACHCPLTEQVNTSTQPIFIRLPDGSTVVLKSGAKLSYDHAFRGTKRIVYLQGEALFEVKRNPDRPFYVYANDLVTKVLGTSFVVNAQAEGDRASVCVLSGRVSVFHRNRSEVRISPQTERKAVILAPNQQIVFQQGDPQLVKEIVKKPQLISQQATVSNFEFSDTALREVFSKLEMAYGVNIIYDEEVMAKCPLTASFTDRPLFEMLTIICKAVEARYEILDGQIIVYGKGC; this is encoded by the coding sequence ATGAAATCATACAGTCATTATGAAATAGAAGATTTTCTGGCTGACGATTCTTTTCTGGATTGGGTACGAGGAGTTCCTAATGAATCATCGGCCCAGTGGGATGCGTGGCTCTATCAGTATCCGCACAAGCGAGAGCTGGTGGAGGAAGCTCGGACCCTGGCCTTAGCCATTCGAGTGAAACCTACCCGCGAGTTAAGGGATGAGGAGGTACAACGACTGGTCGAGGAAGTACAGCAACGATTACCCCGCCAGCGAAGGATCATTGGCTTCGGACTTCGTCGTATAGCGGCGGGAGTTGGGCTGCTGGCCGGGTTGGGAGCGGGCATTAGCTGGGGTGTTTCGTGGTACAAATGTCAACAGGAGCAAGTGACTCCCTATCAGCAATTGACAGAAGCCTGCCACTGTCCGCTGACTGAACAGGTCAATACGAGCACTCAGCCTATTTTTATCCGTTTACCCGATGGCAGTACTGTGGTGCTCAAATCCGGTGCCAAACTGAGCTACGACCACGCCTTCCGCGGAACTAAGCGAATCGTGTATCTACAAGGAGAGGCTTTATTTGAAGTGAAACGGAATCCGGATCGTCCGTTTTACGTATACGCCAATGATTTAGTAACGAAAGTGCTGGGAACCAGCTTTGTAGTAAATGCCCAAGCCGAGGGCGACCGAGCCAGCGTTTGCGTATTATCGGGTCGAGTTTCTGTATTTCATCGTAATCGGTCAGAAGTACGAATTTCACCTCAGACGGAACGCAAAGCCGTCATTCTGGCGCCTAACCAGCAAATTGTTTTTCAGCAAGGGGACCCTCAGTTGGTCAAGGAGATCGTAAAAAAACCTCAACTCATTAGCCAGCAGGCGACCGTAAGCAATTTCGAATTTAGTGATACGGCGTTGAGGGAAGTGTTTAGTAAATTGGAAATGGCGTATGGTGTCAATATTATCTACGACGAAGAAGTAATGGCTAAATGCCCGCTGACGGCTTCTTTTACCGACCGTCCGTTGTTTGAGATGCTTACCATTATCTGTAAAGCAGTTGAAGCCCGCTACGAAATTCTGGATGGACAGATTATCGTATACGGCAAAGGCTGCTGA
- a CDS encoding RNA polymerase sigma factor translates to MFSSEKPFDLLEQELWSQFRAGDAHAFSELMKRYSRILFRYGSRLSLDEDLIKDCIQDVFFDLWEHRSTISQPAVIKPYLYKALRLRIFREQAKWTRWENVEPETYFEFSVENHWVEQQHATETREQFEKLLNTLPKRQKEILYLKFSEELPHEDIAAIMNMNRQSVYNLLHEAIARLRKNWYDMPFYLSLGLLLLTVLFQ, encoded by the coding sequence ATGTTTTCCTCTGAAAAGCCATTCGATTTATTGGAGCAGGAACTCTGGAGTCAATTCAGAGCGGGTGACGCCCATGCCTTTTCGGAGCTCATGAAACGCTACTCCCGCATATTGTTCCGATACGGGAGTCGACTTTCACTAGACGAAGACTTAATCAAAGATTGTATTCAGGACGTCTTCTTTGATTTATGGGAGCACCGCTCGACCATCAGTCAGCCGGCGGTCATTAAACCTTACCTTTACAAAGCCTTACGTTTACGCATTTTTAGGGAGCAGGCCAAGTGGACCCGCTGGGAAAACGTGGAGCCGGAAACGTACTTCGAATTTTCGGTTGAAAACCACTGGGTCGAACAGCAGCACGCTACCGAAACCCGTGAACAGTTTGAAAAGCTGCTGAATACCCTGCCGAAACGGCAAAAGGAAATTCTATATTTGAAATTCTCCGAGGAGCTTCCTCACGAAGATATTGCCGCTATCATGAACATGAATCGGCAATCGGTTTACAATTTACTCCACGAAGCTATTGCCCGTCTTCGCAAAAACTGGTATGACATGCCCTTCTATTTAAGTCTGGGCTTATTGCTTCTAACTGTATTATTTCAATAA